In a genomic window of Nyctibius grandis isolate bNycGra1 chromosome 4, bNycGra1.pri, whole genome shotgun sequence:
- the TRMT5 gene encoding tRNA (guanine(37)-N1)-methyltransferase, with protein MRTLWRFGYSARLLKTNHFRTAASNTSFPAVWMLLAQYSGRIPGLFVVVKKNRFFTMPETVEDKANLELYSPHPEVRGMTLLNREAFKRTVVVPVLKVKKEIVNTLLKSLKHTVLQRPGLKRVVEDPEDEDSRFVILDPHKIPEFSLGESEQQVLKQLNIHPEVSKYNLELTYENFKSEEILRAVLPEGQDVTSGFSRVGHIAHLNLRDHQLPYRHLIGQVIIDKNPGITCVVNKTNIIDSTYRNFQMEVLAGESNLVTKVKENNIVYELDFSKVYWNPRLSTEHSRIVELLKPGDVLFDVFAGIGPFAIPAAKKKCQVFANDLNPESYNWLLHNCQLNKVDNKIKAFNMDGRDFLLGPVREELSKELPLLKEQKTSFHIVMNLPALAIEFLDVFRHLLVGEPCSTTGLPMVHCYAFSKHDDPAKDIQERAEASLGTSLDGRCSTYLVRNVAPNKEMLCISFQLPADVLYKRPCPDEAKPASKRLCTSRDLSEEKVPS; from the exons ATGAG GACTTTATGGAGATTTGGATACTCTGCCAGACTACTGAAAACTAATCATTTTAGGACAGCTGCATCAAATACATCATTTCCAGCAGTTTGGATGCTATTGGCGCAATATTCTGGCAGAATACCTGGGCTCTTTgtagtagtaaaaaaaaataggttttttaCAATGCCTGAAACTGTGGAGGATAAAGCTAATCTAGAACTGTATTCGCCGCATCCTGAAGTGCGTGGGATGACCCTACTCAACAGAGAAGCTTTTAAAAGGACAGTTGTTGTTCCAGTTCTTAAAGTCAAGAAGGAAATTGTAAATACTTTGCTGAAGTCCCTCAAACATACAGTACTACAGCGTCCTGGTCTCAAGCGAGTGGTTGAGGATCCAGAAGATGAGGACAGTAGATTTGTTATTCTGGATCCTCATAAGATACCAGAATTCTCATTGGGAGAATCAGAGCAACAGGTATTAAAACAGCTTAATATTCATCCTGAGGTGTCCAAGTATAACTTGGAGCTGACTTACGAGAATTTCAAGTCAGAGGAGATCCTACGAGCAGTCCTTCCTGAAGGTCAGGATGTCACCTCTGGATTTAGCCGTGTTGGTCACATAGCTCATTTGAATCTTCGAGATCATCAGCTACCATACAGACATTTGATTG GCCAGGTTATAATTGACAAGAATCCAGGGATCACCTGTGTAGTGAATAAAACCAATATTATTGACAGCACATACAGAAATTTTCAAATGGAAGTGCTCGCTGGAGAGAGCAACCTGGTAACCAAG gtcaaagaaaataatattgtgtATGAACTGGACTTTTCCAAAGTCTACTGGAACCCACGCCTTTCCACAGAACACAGCCGAATCGTTGAGCTTTTAAAGCCCGGTGATGTCCTTTTTGATGTCTTCGCTGGGATTGGACCTTTTGCTAttccagcagcaaagaaaaagtgCCAGGTGTTTGCAAATGATCTCAATCCTGAATCCTATAACTGGCTTCTGCACAACTGCCAACTAAACAAAGTagacaacaaaataaaagcGTTCAATATGGATGGCAGGGACTTCCTCCTGGGGCCAGTAAGAGAAGAACTAAGTAAGGAGCTCCCACTTctgaaggaacagaaaaccTCTTTTCATATCGTCATGAATTTGCCAGCTTTGGCTATTGAATTTCTAGATGTTTTCAGGCATCTTTTGGTTGGAGAGCCGTGCAGCACCACTGGCCTTCCCATGGTGCACTGTTACGCTTTCTCCAAACATGACGACCCAGCCAAAGATATTCAAGAACGAGCTGAGGCTTCACTGGGAACCTCCTTGGATGGGCGCTGCTCTACTTACCTGGTTAGGAACGTTGCACCCAACAAGGAGATGCTGTGCATCAGTTTCCAGCTTCCAGCAGATGTGCTGTACAAGAGGCCCTGCCCTGATGAAG CAAAACCAGCCTCTAAACGTCTGTGCACCAGCAGagatctttctgaagaaaaggtaCCGAGTTGA